A single window of Helicobacter pylori DNA harbors:
- the csd3 gene encoding peptidoglycan DD-metalloendopeptidase Csd3 has translation MVFFHKKIILNFIYSLMVAFLFHLSYGVLLKADEMAKKQTLLVGERLVWDKLTLLGFLEKNHIPQKLYYNLSSQDKELSAEIQSNVTYYTLRDANNTLIQALIPISQDLQIHIYKKGEDYFLDFIPIIFTRKEKTLLLSLQTSPYQDIVKATNDPLLANQLMNAYKKSMPFKRLAKNDKIAIVYTRDYRVGQAFGQPTIKIAMISSRLHQYYLFSHSNGRYYDSKAQEVAGFLLETPVKYTRISSPFSYGRFHPVLKVRRPHYGVDYAAKHGSLIHSASDGRVGFIGVKVGYGNVVEIHLNELRLVYAHMSMFAKGLKKGSFVRKGQIIGRVGSTGLSTGPHLHFGVYKNSRPINPLGYIRTAKSKLHGKQREVFLEKAQHSKQKLEELLKTHSFEKNSFYLLEGF, from the coding sequence ATGGTATTTTTTCATAAGAAAATTATTTTAAATTTTATCTATTCTTTAATGGTTGCTTTTTTATTCCATTTATCCTATGGGGTTCTTTTAAAAGCCGATGAAATGGCTAAAAAGCAAACTCTTTTAGTGGGTGAAAGGCTTGTGTGGGATAAGCTCACGCTGTTAGGGTTTTTAGAAAAAAACCATATCCCCCAAAAACTCTACTACAACCTAAGCTCTCAAGATAAAGAATTGAGCGCTGAAATCCAAAGCAATGTTACCTACTACACCTTAAGAGACGCTAACAACACGCTCATTCAAGCCCTTATCCCTATAAGCCAGGATTTACAAATCCATATTTACAAAAAAGGGGAGGATTATTTTTTAGACTTTATCCCTATTATCTTCACTCGTAAAGAAAAAACCCTCCTTCTTTCTTTACAAACTTCGCCCTATCAAGATATTGTTAAAGCCACCAATGACCCCCTTTTAGCCAACCAATTGATGAACGCGTATAAAAAAAGCATGCCTTTTAAACGCCTAGCAAAAAACGATAAAATCGCTATCGTCTATACAAGAGATTATCGTGTGGGGCAAGCGTTTGGCCAGCCAACCATTAAAATAGCCATGATTAGCTCTCGTTTGCACCAATACTATCTTTTTTCCCATTCAAACGGGCGCTATTACGATTCAAAGGCGCAAGAAGTGGCAGGGTTTTTATTAGAAACCCCGGTGAAATACACCCGCATTTCTTCGCCTTTTTCGTATGGGAGATTCCATCCTGTCTTAAAAGTCAGACGGCCTCATTACGGCGTGGATTATGCGGCTAAACATGGCAGTTTGATCCATTCTGCATCAGATGGTCGTGTGGGTTTTATAGGGGTTAAGGTGGGGTATGGGAATGTGGTTGAAATCCATTTGAATGAATTGCGTTTGGTGTATGCTCACATGAGCATGTTTGCTAAGGGGTTGAAAAAAGGCTCGTTTGTTAGAAAAGGGCAAATTATAGGAAGAGTGGGAAGCACCGGTTTAAGCACCGGGCCGCATTTGCATTTTGGCGTGTATAAAAACTCCCGCCCTATTAATCCTTTAGGCTATATCCGCACCGCTAAAAGCAAATTACACGGCAAACAAAGAGAGGTTTTTTTAGAAAAAGCTCAGCATTCTAAGCAAAAATTAGAAGAACTTCTTAAAACCCATTCCTTTGAAAAAAATTCATTTTATCTTTTAGAGGGTTTTTAA
- a CDS encoding NUDIX hydrolase, with amino-acid sequence MSYFKNAFNQKSLIDDSSVYLEPCSSSNFIELKRMHYNEENTKKTWDIIKSLDSVAVLLYEKESDCFVIVKQFRPAIYARHFHFKRDQDQNIDGYTYELCAGLVDKANKSLEEIACEEALEECGYQISPKNLETIGQFYSATGLSGSLQTLYYAEVCADLRVSKGGGIDAEKIEVLFLERSKAFDFVMDFQYAKTTGLSLAILWHLKKFKNV; translated from the coding sequence ATGTCTTATTTTAAGAATGCTTTCAATCAAAAATCTTTAATAGATGATTCCAGTGTGTATTTAGAGCCTTGTTCTAGCTCTAATTTCATAGAATTAAAACGCATGCATTATAATGAAGAGAATACTAAGAAAACATGGGATATTATTAAGTCTTTAGACAGCGTGGCGGTTTTACTCTATGAAAAAGAATCCGATTGCTTTGTGATTGTGAAACAATTCCGCCCAGCCATTTATGCACGCCATTTTCATTTTAAGCGCGATCAAGATCAAAATATTGACGGATACACTTATGAATTGTGCGCAGGGCTTGTGGATAAGGCTAATAAGAGTTTAGAAGAAATCGCTTGCGAAGAAGCGCTAGAAGAATGCGGTTATCAAATTAGCCCTAAAAATTTAGAAACCATAGGCCAATTTTATAGCGCGACCGGGTTGAGCGGGAGTTTGCAAACGCTCTATTACGCTGAAGTGTGTGCGGATTTGAGGGTTTCAAAGGGTGGGGGGATTGATGCCGAAAAGATTGAAGTGCTGTTTTTAGAGCGATCAAAAGCTTTTGATTTTGTAATGGATTTTCAATACGCTAAAACCACCGGATTGTCTTTAGCCATTTTATGGCATTTAAAAAAGTTTAAAAATGTTTAA
- the pgbA gene encoding plasminogen-binding protein PgbA → MLRLLIGLLLMSFISLQSASWQEPLRVSIEFVDLPKKIIRFPAHDLQVGEFGFVVTKLSDYEIVNSEVVIIAVENGVATAKFRAFESMKQRHLPTPRMVARKGDLVYFRQFNNQAFLIAPNDEIYEQIRATNTDINFISSDLLVTFLNGFDPKIANLRKACNVYSVGVIYIVTTNTLNILSCESFEILEKRELDTSGVTKTSTPFFSRVEGIDAGTLGKLFSGSQSKNYFAYYDALVKKEKRKEVRIEKKEVRIDSREIKREIKQEAIKEPKKANQSTENAPTLEEKNYQKAERKLDSKEERRYLRDERKKAKATKKAMELEEREKEHDERDEKETEGRRKALEMDKGNEKVNTKENEQKIKQEAIKEPSNGNNATQQGEKQNAPKENNASKEEKKPNSKEEKRRLKEEKKKAKAEQRAREFEQRAREHQERDEKELEERRKALEAGKK, encoded by the coding sequence ATGTTAAGGCTTTTGATAGGACTTCTTCTAATGAGTTTTATAAGCTTGCAATCAGCCTCTTGGCAAGAACCCTTAAGAGTGAGTATAGAATTTGTGGATTTGCCTAAAAAAATCATTCGTTTTCCGGCTCATGATTTGCAAGTGGGGGAGTTTGGTTTTGTCGTTACTAAACTTTCAGATTATGAAATCGTTAATTCTGAAGTGGTCATTATTGCCGTTGAAAATGGAGTCGCAACGGCTAAATTCAGAGCGTTTGAGTCTATGAAACAAAGGCATTTACCCACTCCAAGAATGGTCGCTAGAAAGGGCGATTTAGTCTATTTTAGGCAATTCAACAACCAAGCGTTTTTAATCGCTCCTAATGATGAAATTTATGAGCAAATCAGAGCGACTAATACTGATATTAATTTTATTAGTTCTGATTTGTTGGTTACTTTTTTGAACGGGTTTGACCCAAAAATCGCTAATTTAAGAAAAGCGTGCAATGTTTATAGCGTGGGGGTGATTTATATTGTAACCACGAACACGCTCAATATTTTAAGCTGTGAGAGTTTTGAAATTTTAGAAAAAAGAGAGTTGGATACAAGTGGCGTTACTAAAACTTCTACGCCGTTTTTTTCTAGGGTTGAGGGCATTGATGCAGGCACGCTAGGGAAACTTTTTTCAGGCAGTCAATCTAAAAATTACTTCGCTTACTATGACGCTTTAGTGAAAAAAGAAAAACGCAAAGAAGTAAGGATTGAAAAGAAAGAAGTAAGGATTGATTCTAGAGAAATTAAACGAGAAATCAAGCAAGAGGCCATTAAAGAGCCTAAAAAAGCCAATCAAAGCACAGAAAACGCTCCCACTTTAGAAGAGAAAAATTACCAAAAAGCAGAGCGAAAACTTGATTCTAAAGAAGAAAGGCGCTATTTAAGAGATGAAAGGAAAAAAGCCAAAGCCACCAAAAAGGCTATGGAATTGGAAGAAAGAGAAAAAGAGCATGATGAAAGAGACGAAAAAGAGACTGAAGGAAGAAGAAAAGCTTTAGAAATGGATAAAGGCAATGAAAAAGTCAATACCAAAGAAAATGAGCAAAAAATCAAGCAAGAAGCCATTAAAGAGCCAAGTAATGGAAATAACGCCACCCAACAAGGCGAAAAACAAAACGCTCCTAAAGAGAACAACGCTTCTAAAGAAGAGAAAAAACCAAATTCTAAAGAAGAAAAACGCCGCTTGAAAGAAGAAAAGAAAAAAGCCAAAGCCGAACAAAGAGCGAGAGAATTTGAACAAAGAGCGAGAGAGCATCAAGAAAGAGATGAAAAAGAGCTTGAAGAGCGAAGAAAGGCGCTAGAAGCGGGTAAAAAATAA
- the glcD gene encoding glycolate oxidase subunit GlcD yields the protein MLDQQHLKYFKNLVGGEDFFTDLAHLNAYCYDATKERHLPSGVIFPKNEREISQILKYCNEHRIIVVPRGAGSGFTGGALSVSGGLVLSVEKHLDKILEIDTKNLIARVEPGVINKHFQNEVEKLNLFYPPDPASESQSTLGGNVAENAGGMRAAKYGITKDYVMALRVVLANGEIIRAGKKTIKDVAGFNVAGLMIASEGCLGVISEITLKLLAKPPLKQSAMGVFNHIEDAMNAVYKTMSSGVTPVAMEFLDNLSIKAVEERFSKGLPKDAGAILITQVDGVVKEQIAWQLNEIEKHFKANGCVDFKIAQNEQEEQDLWFSRRNASQSISVYGKKKLNEDVTVPRASLPSLLQEVAKISQKYGFKIPCFGHTGDGNVHVNIMLEDPKKDLEKGHQAMEEIFQAAISLEGTLSGEHGIGLSKAKFMPLAFNHSEMELFRNIKKALDPNNILNPFKMGL from the coding sequence ATGTTAGACCAACAGCACCTCAAATATTTTAAAAACCTAGTGGGGGGAGAGGATTTTTTCACTGATTTAGCGCATTTGAACGCTTATTGCTATGACGCTACTAAAGAAAGGCATTTGCCTAGCGGTGTGATTTTCCCTAAAAATGAGCGAGAAATCAGTCAGATTTTAAAATATTGCAACGAGCATCGCATCATCGTTGTGCCTAGGGGGGCTGGGAGCGGTTTTACAGGGGGGGCGTTGAGCGTGAGCGGAGGGCTAGTTTTAAGCGTAGAAAAGCATTTGGATAAGATTTTAGAGATTGACACTAAAAATTTAATCGCTAGAGTCGAGCCGGGCGTGATTAACAAGCATTTCCAAAACGAAGTGGAAAAATTGAATCTCTTCTACCCCCCAGATCCAGCGAGTGAAAGTCAAAGCACTTTAGGGGGGAATGTCGCTGAAAATGCCGGTGGCATGCGCGCGGCTAAATACGGCATCACTAAAGATTATGTCATGGCTTTAAGGGTGGTTTTAGCGAATGGTGAGATCATAAGGGCAGGCAAAAAAACGATCAAAGATGTCGCCGGTTTTAATGTTGCAGGGCTGATGATCGCTAGTGAGGGGTGTTTGGGCGTGATTTCTGAAATCACTTTAAAGCTTTTAGCCAAACCGCCCCTAAAACAAAGCGCGATGGGGGTTTTTAACCATATTGAAGACGCCATGAACGCTGTTTATAAGACAATGAGCAGCGGCGTTACGCCTGTGGCGATGGAATTTTTGGATAATTTGAGCATCAAGGCGGTTGAAGAACGATTTTCTAAAGGCTTACCCAAAGACGCTGGAGCGATACTCATCACTCAAGTGGATGGCGTGGTTAAAGAGCAGATTGCATGGCAACTCAATGAGATAGAAAAGCATTTCAAAGCCAATGGTTGCGTGGATTTTAAGATCGCTCAAAACGAACAAGAAGAGCAGGATTTATGGTTTTCAAGGCGTAACGCTTCCCAAAGCATTAGCGTTTATGGTAAAAAGAAATTGAATGAAGACGTAACCGTTCCTAGGGCGAGTTTGCCGAGTTTGTTGCAAGAAGTCGCCAAAATCAGCCAAAAATACGGCTTTAAAATCCCTTGCTTTGGGCATACGGGCGATGGCAATGTGCATGTGAATATCATGCTAGAAGATCCTAAAAAAGATTTAGAAAAAGGGCATCAGGCTATGGAAGAGATTTTTCAGGCCGCTATCAGTTTGGAGGGGACTTTAAGCGGGGAGCATGGCATAGGCTTGTCTAAAGCCAAATTCATGCCTTTAGCGTTCAATCATAGTGAAATGGAGCTTTTTAGGAATATTAAAAAAGCCCTTGATCCTAATAATATTTTAAACCCTTTTAAAATGGGGTTGTAA
- the dapB gene encoding 4-hydroxy-tetrahydrodipicolinate reductase: MKIGVYGASGRIGKLLLEELKGGYKGLELSSVFVRQKCETDFSSFSHAPLVTNDLKAFVRACECVVDFSLPKGVDHLLETLLECPKILVSGTTGLETETLEKMQQLALKAPLLHAHNMSLGIMMLNQLAFLASLKLKDADIEIVETHHNLKKDAPSGTALSLYETCAKARGYDEKNALTTHREGLRSKESIGIAALRGGDVAGKHTIGFYLEGEYIELSHTATNRSIFAKGALEVALWLKDKSAKKYEISEMFG, translated from the coding sequence ATGAAAATCGGTGTTTATGGGGCGAGCGGTCGTATAGGGAAACTGCTCTTAGAAGAATTAAAAGGGGGGTATAAGGGATTAGAGTTATCTAGCGTGTTTGTCAGGCAAAAATGCGAAACGGATTTCAGCTCTTTTTCACACGCCCCTTTAGTAACCAATGATTTAAAAGCGTTTGTGAGGGCATGCGAATGCGTGGTTGATTTTTCTTTACCTAAAGGCGTGGATCATTTGCTAGAGACTCTTTTAGAATGCCCTAAAATTTTAGTTTCTGGCACGACCGGTTTAGAAACAGAAACGCTAGAAAAAATGCAACAATTAGCCTTAAAGGCGCCGCTTTTGCATGCGCACAACATGTCTTTAGGGATTATGATGCTCAATCAATTGGCCTTTTTAGCTTCTTTGAAATTAAAAGATGCGGATATTGAAATTGTAGAAACGCACCACAATCTCAAAAAAGACGCGCCGAGCGGCACTGCGTTGAGTTTGTATGAAACTTGCGCTAAGGCTAGGGGGTATGATGAAAAAAACGCTCTTACCACTCACAGAGAAGGTTTGCGCTCTAAAGAAAGCATTGGCATAGCCGCTTTAAGGGGGGGCGATGTCGCCGGGAAGCACACGATAGGGTTTTATTTAGAGGGCGAATACATAGAACTTAGCCATACGGCGACTAACCGATCTATTTTTGCTAAAGGGGCTTTAGAAGTGGCTCTGTGGCTTAAAGATAAGTCCGCTAAAAAATATGAAATCAGCGAAATGTTTGGTTGA
- the glnA gene encoding type I glutamate--ammonia ligase translates to MIVRTQNSESKIKEFFEFCKENEVEFVDFRFSDIKGTWNHIAYSFGALTHGMFKEGIPFDASCFKGWQGIEHSDMILTPDLVRYFIDPFSADVSVVVFCDVYDVYKNQPYEKCPRSIAKKALQHLKDSGLGDVAYFGAENEFFIFDSIKIKDASNSQYYEVDSEEGEWNRDKSFENGVNFGHRPGKQGGYLPVPPTDTMMDIRTEIVKVLNQVGLETFVVHHEVAQAQGEVGVKFGDLVEAADNVQKLKYVVKMVAHLNGKTATFMPKPLYGDNGSGMHTHVSVWKNNENLFSGETYKGLSELALHFLGGVLRHARGLAAFTNASTNSYKRLIPGYEAPSILTYSANNRSASVRIPYGISKNSARFEFRFPDSSSNPYLAFGAILMAGMDGVKNKMDPGEAMDINLFKLTLDEIREKGIKQMPHTLRRSLEEMLADKQYLKEGQVFSEEFIQAYQSLKFNAEVFPWESKPHPFEFITTYSC, encoded by the coding sequence ATGATAGTAAGAACTCAAAATAGTGAAAGCAAGATCAAAGAATTTTTTGAATTTTGCAAAGAAAATGAAGTGGAATTTGTGGATTTTAGATTCAGCGATATTAAAGGCACTTGGAATCACATCGCTTATTCTTTTGGGGCTTTAACGCATGGCATGTTTAAAGAGGGGATTCCTTTTGATGCGAGTTGTTTTAAAGGCTGGCAAGGCATTGAACACTCCGATATGATTTTAACCCCCGATTTGGTGCGTTATTTCATTGATCCTTTTAGCGCGGATGTGAGCGTGGTCGTGTTTTGCGATGTGTATGATGTGTATAAAAACCAGCCTTATGAAAAATGCCCCAGAAGTATCGCTAAAAAAGCCTTACAGCATTTAAAAGATTCAGGTTTGGGCGATGTGGCTTATTTTGGCGCGGAGAATGAATTTTTTATCTTTGATTCCATTAAGATTAAAGACGCTTCCAATTCCCAATACTATGAAGTGGATAGCGAAGAGGGCGAATGGAATAGGGATAAAAGCTTTGAAAATGGCGTCAATTTTGGGCATAGACCGGGCAAGCAAGGGGGCTATTTGCCTGTGCCGCCAACGGATACGATGATGGATATTCGCACTGAAATTGTGAAAGTCTTAAACCAAGTGGGGCTAGAAACTTTTGTCGTCCATCATGAAGTCGCGCAAGCGCAAGGCGAAGTGGGCGTGAAATTTGGGGATTTAGTGGAAGCGGCTGATAATGTCCAAAAACTCAAATATGTGGTTAAAATGGTCGCTCATTTAAATGGGAAAACCGCCACTTTCATGCCAAAACCCCTATATGGGGATAACGGGAGCGGGATGCACACCCATGTGAGCGTTTGGAAAAACAATGAAAACCTTTTTAGCGGCGAAACTTACAAGGGCTTGAGTGAGTTAGCGTTGCATTTTTTAGGGGGTGTGTTGCGCCACGCTAGAGGGTTAGCCGCTTTCACTAACGCTTCCACTAATTCTTACAAACGCCTGATTCCGGGATATGAAGCCCCATCCATTTTAACCTATTCGGCTAATAACAGGAGCGCGAGCGTGCGTATCCCTTATGGGATTTCTAAAAATAGTGCTAGGTTTGAATTCAGATTCCCGGACAGCTCATCAAACCCCTACTTGGCTTTTGGGGCGATTTTAATGGCAGGCATGGATGGCGTTAAAAATAAAATGGATCCCGGCGAAGCGATGGATATCAACCTTTTCAAATTGACTTTAGATGAAATCAGAGAAAAGGGTATCAAACAAATGCCCCACACTTTAAGGCGATCGTTAGAAGAAATGCTAGCCGATAAGCAGTATTTGAAAGAGGGTCAGGTCTTTAGCGAAGAATTTATTCAAGCCTATCAATCTCTTAAATTCAACGCTGAAGTGTTCCCATGGGAGAGCAAGCCCCATCCTTTTGAATTTATCACCACTTATTCATGCTAA
- a CDS encoding DUF262 and DUF1524 domain-containing protein, whose product MKAGEATLLEFFEQNQTNQFVIPIYQRVYSWKKEQCEQLWDDIIKIGGNDKMNGHFIGSILYVLDGNTHSSPLLIIDGQQRLTTITLLLIALRNHLSNEVKILEKFSRKKIESYLINSDKDGDKKFRLILSESDKDTLLSLIDKDRRKPSEPSLKIMENFKLFEEWIRKNTDKLETIFKGLEKLMIVWIALKKEKDDPQLIFESMNSKGIGLTQTDLIRNYIVMETEVEKQEGFYNQYWRAMEEDFKQNETLFNQFVRHYLTIKIGKIPNEKRVYEAFKDYRQKEGIAIEDLLKDLKKYCGYFCQIAFKKEADKDLNKALSFLVDLEMDVVYPLLLELYSDYSDGVLSKQDFIPIIALIESYIFRRAVCGLGTNSLNKVFPSFTKHIQKDEYFESLKAHFSYLTEKQRFPNNDEFKDRFITIDFYNFQKKKYFFERLENFDTKEPVNTKECTIEHIMPQTLTEEWKRDLGGNFQAIHDKYLHTIGNLTLTGYNQEYSNNSFQEKRDMEKGFKQSPLRLNQGLKDLESFDEKQIEKRANVLADWALKIWTYPKLDAETLEKYKSKKEKKAYDLSSYKFSSHSRELFDILSKEIKALDERITEKFNQEYISYMFDKNFVDIVVQEKGLKLYLNMPFNELQDEKNLARDMTNKGHLGNGDIEVKLETKESIPYCLGLIKQVLEKQMDGRNRQ is encoded by the coding sequence ATGAAAGCAGGAGAAGCCACACTATTAGAATTTTTTGAACAAAATCAAACGAATCAATTTGTCATTCCCATCTATCAGAGGGTGTATAGTTGGAAAAAGGAACAATGCGAACAATTATGGGATGATATTATAAAAATTGGCGGAAATGATAAGATGAACGGGCATTTTATCGGTTCTATTTTGTATGTGCTAGATGGTAATACGCACTCTAGCCCATTACTCATCATTGACGGCCAACAAAGGCTCACCACTATCACGCTTTTGCTTATCGCTTTAAGGAATCACTTAAGCAATGAAGTTAAAATTTTGGAAAAATTTTCGCGTAAAAAAATAGAGAGCTATCTTATCAACAGCGATAAGGACGGCGATAAGAAATTCAGACTCATCTTATCAGAGTCTGATAAAGACACCTTGCTGTCTTTGATTGATAAAGACAGAAGAAAACCGAGCGAGCCTTCGTTAAAAATAATGGAAAATTTTAAATTATTTGAAGAATGGATCCGTAAAAACACCGACAAACTAGAAACGATTTTTAAAGGATTAGAAAAACTCATGATAGTTTGGATTGCTTTAAAGAAAGAAAAAGATGATCCTCAACTTATTTTTGAGAGCATGAACTCAAAAGGTATCGGACTCACGCAAACAGATTTGATCAGAAATTATATCGTAATGGAAACGGAGGTTGAAAAGCAAGAAGGCTTTTATAATCAATATTGGAGGGCTATGGAAGAGGATTTTAAACAAAATGAAACATTGTTTAATCAATTTGTCCGGCATTATCTCACGATCAAAATAGGAAAGATTCCCAATGAGAAAAGAGTTTATGAAGCTTTCAAGGATTACCGGCAAAAAGAGGGGATAGCAATAGAGGATTTATTAAAAGATTTGAAAAAATATTGCGGGTATTTTTGCCAGATTGCATTCAAAAAAGAAGCCGATAAGGATTTAAACAAGGCTTTAAGTTTTCTTGTAGATTTGGAAATGGATGTGGTGTATCCGCTATTACTAGAGCTTTATAGCGATTATAGCGATGGCGTTTTATCCAAGCAGGATTTTATCCCTATTATCGCTCTGATAGAGAGCTATATTTTCAGAAGGGCGGTGTGCGGGCTTGGCACAAATAGTCTCAATAAAGTCTTTCCCTCTTTTACAAAGCACATCCAAAAAGATGAATATTTTGAAAGCCTAAAGGCGCATTTTAGCTATCTGACAGAAAAACAAAGATTTCCAAACAATGACGAGTTTAAAGATCGTTTTATTACGATAGATTTTTATAATTTTCAAAAAAAGAAATATTTTTTTGAAAGGCTAGAAAATTTTGACACAAAAGAGCCGGTCAATACTAAGGAATGCACTATTGAGCACATCATGCCTCAAACACTCACAGAAGAATGGAAAAGGGATTTGGGTGGAAATTTTCAAGCAATACACGATAAATACCTCCACACAATAGGCAATCTCACTCTAACCGGTTATAACCAAGAGTATAGTAACAATTCTTTCCAAGAAAAAAGAGATATGGAGAAGGGCTTCAAACAAAGCCCGTTGAGACTCAATCAGGGTTTGAAAGATTTAGAATCTTTTGACGAAAAACAGATTGAAAAAAGAGCTAATGTTTTAGCGGATTGGGCTTTAAAGATTTGGACTTACCCCAAGCTAGATGCAGAAACATTAGAGAAATATAAATCCAAGAAAGAAAAAAAGGCTTATGATTTAAGCTCTTATAAGTTTAGCTCTCATTCAAGGGAATTATTTGATATTTTAAGCAAAGAGATTAAAGCTCTTGATGAAAGGATAACCGAAAAATTTAATCAAGAGTATATCTCTTATATGTTTGACAAAAATTTTGTGGATATTGTTGTGCAAGAAAAAGGCTTAAAATTGTATTTGAATATGCCATTTAATGAACTGCAAGACGAAAAAAATCTGGCAAGGGATATGACTAATAAAGGTCATTTGGGGAATGGAGACATAGAAGTCAAGCTAGAAACAAAAGAGAGTATCCCTTATTGTTTGGGGTTGATCAAACAAGTTTTAGAAAAACAGATGGATGGTAGGAATAGGCAATAA
- the rplI gene encoding 50S ribosomal protein L9 has translation MKVLLLEDVKNLGKAGEVCEVKDGYGNNFLIANQKAKLATNEVINKYKAEVKKKAEKEALEKAQKLQMVETLQTITLTIHKKVGANGSLFGAITKEEITERLKEQHASLNLDKKDIELKHPIKSTGIYEIEVKLGSGIAGTFKIDVVAE, from the coding sequence ATGAAAGTTCTATTATTAGAAGATGTGAAAAATTTGGGCAAAGCGGGTGAAGTGTGCGAAGTTAAAGATGGCTATGGGAATAACTTTTTAATCGCTAACCAAAAAGCCAAACTCGCCACTAACGAAGTGATCAACAAATACAAAGCCGAAGTTAAAAAGAAAGCGGAAAAAGAAGCCCTAGAAAAGGCGCAAAAATTGCAAATGGTAGAAACCTTACAAACCATCACGCTGACTATCCATAAAAAAGTCGGCGCGAACGGCTCTTTATTTGGAGCGATCACTAAGGAAGAAATCACGGAGCGTTTGAAAGAACAGCATGCGAGTTTAAATTTAGATAAAAAAGACATTGAACTCAAACACCCGATTAAAAGCACAGGGATTTATGAGATTGAAGTCAAGCTTGGATCGGGGATTGCGGGCACGTTTAAAATTGATGTGGTGGCTGAGTAG